A genomic stretch from Aedes albopictus strain Foshan chromosome 2, AalbF5, whole genome shotgun sequence includes:
- the LOC115258461 gene encoding uncharacterized protein LOC115258461, producing the protein MPTSKANDPQVPKGCMACNRPDHIEDMVACDDCGKWYHFGCANVDESVVDQSWKCQPCGLLLVNAASNTAACASLNVPTGALRKTGKTAGSKVTSSRKSKKTAASKTASMTSSARAQLALELEVLNEQQQLEELELEEEKQIRARQIEQEKIIRDRELEIEAKKLAEEKAFLERKTAEELKFRRDQMAIKRKSLEEKAKLIREQSIRGSSRSSSVSESVAEVSAKVNKWLEKTEQHAGDNQEHAIEPNDPELGLKNAAFVSCFNKLGLTQREEAGVAGFGDRQTVKPIAVPRDPEHFPQNFNKAAAWQNVVDGITRGEQVGSGRGAKLPEQTCVSLGRQSFDDDNLSAFDHQVGPTNRQLAARQVMGKDLPIFSGNPEDWPIWVSNFERSTTTCGFSQDENLIRLQRCLKGPALETVRGRLLTPASVPHVIKTLQLRYGRPETLIRALTEKIRHLPPPKMDNLESIIDFGMAVDNLVEHLKTAKQYAHLTNPSLIHDLVGKLPVEYRMKWAAFKGARADADLRIFGSFMNAIVELAFEVADDQPTSTPSKTQQKPKERVYLQTHSESMDASAENVTVSRFRLDKAQKKICVACLTEGHRVYECEQFRSLNVDERLKIVNQNSLCRTCLNQHGRWPCRTWQGCGISGCRLRHHTLLHQPPQVTSVGVSTSHLDSQQSSNGPLFRILPVTLYGPSGKIDIFAFIDEGSQLTLLEDEVAAKIGLSGPCEPLQLLWTGNVTRSESTSRRLLVDIAGTRMSQKYKLADARTVGKLMLPAQALCYSYLAARYPHLRGLPISDYEEVVPKLLIGLDNLKLTIPLKIREGDWGQPMAAKCRLGWSIYGCSANASGSVTCGFHVGGWTNRDQELNQLVKNYVALDNAGITSPAAPLESDEDRRAREILEATTRRTATGFETGLLWKTDCVQLPNSYGMAYRRLRSLERKLSSDEQLYDTVRTTIRDYVTKQYAHAATEYELTTTRPDKCWYLPLGVVVNPRKNKVRLIMDARATVDGVSFNSILMKGPDLLTSLPAVLCHFRLFQYALAADIKEMFHRIKIREEDRQFQRFLWRDEPDMEPTTFVMDVAIFGSTCSPSSAQFVKNQNAQEFASEFPRAADAVIRHHYVDDYLDSFGTTEEAVKVGRDVKEIHARGGFEIRNFLSNSAEIVQRVGAQSTAMEKLLNAGKEEFSECVLGMRWMPSSDNFTYSLQLREDLRNVLAEEHIPTKREVLRVVMSLFDPLGLIAFYLIHGRILMQDIWASRIDWDETIGNELSERWRLWIGYLPQLDSLRIPRCYFVGGNQDTYATLQIHVFVDASESAFCSAVYFRVETADGANVVLVSAKSKVAPLKMMSIPRLELQAAVLGARLLNSVITMHDLQVTKRVLWTDSRTVLAWINSDQRKYHQFVGFRVAEILSTTESSEWRWISSKANVADRATKWGTGPDLNENSVWFLGPEFLRQSEDTWPKQQQESTTTAEEIRSCNFHVTEPRIVVDATRFSRWERLHRTMGYIHRFCNNLKRKRQGVSLELGHLTQLELATAERNLWKLAQQEHYSAELEQLNEKRCVTKNSKIYKLSPFLDKFGVLRMRSRLELSAYVPFETKYPVILPDKSAVTILMADWFHRRYQHGNRETIVNEMRQLYQIPKMRALVAKVAKNCMRCRIWKAVPETPRMAPLPKVRLTPFVRPFTFVGLDYFGPVIVKQGRSNVKRWIALFTCLSIRAVHMEVVHALSTESCVLAIRRFVTRRGAPAEIFSDNGTNFHGANNKLKKEIAERNRTLASIITNANTKWSFNPPGAPHMGGAWERMVRSVKVAIGTLAEATRKPDDETLETVIIEAEGIVNSRPLTYIPVESADQESLTPNHFLLGSSNGVKQLAVLPIEYRTALRSSWKLAQHLADGFWRRWLKEYLPVISRRSKWFDNVRDIAVGDLVLVVNGEIRNQWTRGRVEKVIPGADGKTRQAWVRTAAGVHRRPAVKLALLDVVESCELALDNHRRSREGVCDGEQP; encoded by the coding sequence ATGCCGACATCCAAAGCGAATGATCCACAGGTACCGAAAGGCTGTATGGCCTGCAACCGCCCCGACCACATTGAAGACATGGTGGCCTGCGATGACTGCGGGAAATGGTATCATTTCGGCTGCGCGAATGTCGATGAATCTGTCGTGGACCAATCGTGGAAGTGCCAACCCTGTGGACTCCTCCTAGTCAACGCGGCATCAAATACAGCAGCCTGTGCGAGTTTGAACGTCCCCACTGGCGCGTTAAGGAAAACTGGTAAAACGGCCGGTAGCAAGGTAACGAGTTCCCGAAAATCAAAAAAGACTGCTGCTAGTAAAACGGCGAGTATGACTTCTAGTGCAAGGGCACAACTTGCGTTGGAGTTGGAAGTACTAAACGAACAACAGCAGTTAGAAGAGTTAGAGCTAGAAGAGGAAAAGCAGATTAGAGCTAGGCAGATTGAACAAGAGAAGATTATAAGGGACAGAGAGTTAGAGATAGAGGCTAAGAAGTTAGCAGAGGAAAAGGCATTTTTGGAAAGAAAGACGGCCGAAGAGTTAAAGTTTCGTAGAGATCAAATGGCTATTAAGAGGAAGTCGCTAGAAGAGAAAGCTAAACTAATTCGCGAACAGTCAATTCGTGGGAGTAGTCGGTCATCGAGCGTTAGTGAAAGTGTTGCAGAAGTGAGCGCAAAAGTGAATAAGTGGCTGGAGAAAACGGAACAGCATGCCGGAGATAATCAAGAGCATGCAATCGAACCAAATGACCCGGAGCTCGGTCTGAAAAACGCAGCTTTTGTAAGTTGCTTCAATAAGCTCGGACTGACGCAGCGAGAGGAAGCTGGAGTGGCAGGCTTCGGCGATAGGCAGACCGTTAAACCAATTGCTGTTCCTCGCGATCCAGAACACTTCCCGCAAAACTTCAACAAAGCTGCTGCGTGGCAGAACGTAGTTGACGGAATCACAAGAGGCGAACAGGTGGGAAGCGGGAGAGGAGCGAAGCTTCCCGAGCAAACATGTGTGTCACTAGGACGACAAAGTTTCGATGACGATAATTTGTCTGCGTTTGATCATCAAGTGGGTCCTACGAACCGCCAACTGGCAGCACGTCAGGTAATGGGCAAGGATCTGCCCATTTTCTCTGGCAATCCAGAAGACTGGCCGATTTGGGTGAGCAACTTTGAAAGATCAACGACGACGTGTGGATTTTCCCAGGACGAAAATTTGATTCGACTTCAACGCTGTCTTAAAGGGCCCGCCCTTGAAACGGTACGAGGCCGGCTTTTAACACCAGCTAGTGTACCACATGTGATCAAGACGCTGCAGCTACGCTATGGTCGACCCGAAACCTTGATAAGAGCTCTCACCGAAAAGATCCGACATCTTCCACCGCCGAAAATGGATAATCTGGAGAGTATCATCGATTTCGGTATGGCAGTTGATAACTTAGTGGAGCATCTAAAGACAGCGAAACAGTATGCTCATCTAACAAACCCTTCTTTGATACACGACTTGGTCGGCAAGCTGCCGGTCGAATATAGAATGAAATGGGCAGCGTTCAAAGGAGCTCGAGCCGATGCCGATCTGAGAATATTTGGATCTTTCATGAACGCAATCGTGGAGTTAGCCTTTGAAGTAGCCGACGACCAACCGACAAGTACGCCATCGAAAACCCAACAAAAACCTAAAGAACGTGTGTACCTACAGACTCATTCCGAATCAATGGACGCGAGTGCTGAAAATGTTACCGTATCAAGGTTCCGACTGGATAAAGCTCAAAAAAAGATTTGTGTGGCATGTTTAACTGAAGGTCATCGAGTGTATGAGTGCGAGCAATTCAGATCGCTGAATGTCGACGAGCGGCTGAAGATCGTGAACCAGAATTCATTGTGCAGAACCTGTTTAAATCAGCACGGTAGATGGCCTTGTCGAACCTGGCAAGGATGCGGCATTTCAGGGTGTCGACTGCGGCATCATACGTTGCTGCACCAACCACCACAAGTAACTTCGGTTGGCGTTTCAACAAGCCATTTGGATTCGCAGCAGTCATCTAACGGTCCGCTGTTCAGAATTCTACCAGTTACGTTGTATGGACCAAGTGGAAAGATAGACATATTCGCTTTCATCGATGAAGGATCCCAACTGACGCTGCTAGAGGACGAGGTTGCTGCCAAAATAGGGCTTTCTGGCCCCTGTGAGCCGTTGCAGTTGCTGTGGACAGGGAACGTTACACGTAGTGAATCTACATCTCGGCGACTTTTGGTGGATATTGCAGGAACCAGGATGAGCCAGAAATATAAACTTGCCGATGCTCGTACAGTTGGAAAGTTGATGCTTCCAGCGCAGGCACTCTGCTACAGTTATCTAGCGGCACGATACCCTCACCTCCGAGGACTTCCTATAAGCGATTACGAGGAAGTTGTACCGAAGCTTCTCATTGGTCTTGACAACCTGAAGCTCACAATTCCGTTGAAGATTCGAGAGGGAGACTGGGGACAACCTATGGCAGCCAAATGTCGACTTGGATGGAGCATCTATGGATGTTCGGCTAATGCATCCGGATCGGTTACTTGTGGGTTTCACGTTGGAGGATGGACCAATCGAGATCAGGAGCTAAATCAATTAGTCAAAAACTACGTAGCTCTCGATAACGCCGGTATAACATCACCTGCTGCACCTTTGGAGTCAGATGAAGATCGCCGTGCAAGGGAGATACTGGAAGCAACTACTCGAAGAACTGCTACCGGCTTCGAAACCGGCCTCCTCTGGAAGACAGACTGCGTGCAGCTGCCCAACAGTTACGGTATGGCCTATCGACGGCTCCGCAGCCTGGAGAGAAAACTGTCATCGGACGAACAGCTGTACGACACCGTACGCACAACAATACGAGACTACGTGACGAAACAGTATGCGCATGCAGCCACGGAGTACGAACTTACAACAACGAGGCCGGATAAATGTTGGTATCTGCCACTTGGGGTAGTGGTAAACCCTAGGAAGAACAAGGTCCGGTTGATTATGGACGCAAGAGCAACTGTGGACGGTGtgtcgttcaattctatcctaaTGAAAGGCCCGGACTTATTGACGTCGCTTCCAGCAGTTCTTTGCCATTTCCGCCTCTTTCAGTACGCTTTGGCTGCTGATATTAAAGAAATGTTCCATCGCATCAAGATAAGGGAGGAAGATCGACAATTCCAGAGGTTTCTATGGCGAGATGAACCAGACATGGAACCGACAACATTCGTTATGGATGTGGCAATTTTTGGATCCACATGCTCCCCAAGTTCAGCTCAATTTGTGAAGAATCAAAACGCACAGGAGTTTGCAAGCGAATTCCCTAGAGCTGCCGATGCGGTAATTCGTCATCATTATGTTGACGACTACTTGGATAGCTTTGGAACAACAGAAGAAGCAGTGAAAGTCGGCCGTGATGTGAAAGAAATTCATGCGAGAGGAGGATTCGAAATCCGCAATTTTCTGTCAAACAGTGCTGAGATCGTCCAACGCGTGGGAGCTCAATCAACGGCGATGGAAAAACTGCTTAATGCTGGAAAGGAGGAGTTTTCCGAATGTGTTTTGGGAATGAGATGGATGCCTTCGAGCGACAACTTCACCTACTCGCTTCAGCTCCGGGAAGACCTACGGAACGTGTTGGCCGAAGAACACATTCCTACAAAACGTGAAGTACTACGAGTTGTTATGAGCCTCTTCGATCCACTGGGGCTTATAGCATTCTATCTCATACACGGAAGAATTCTTATGCAGGACATATGGGCTTCCAGGATCGATTGGGATGAAACCATTGGCAATGAGTTAAGCGAACGATGGCGACTATGGATCGGGTACCTCCCTCAGTTGGACTCGCTCCGCATTCCACGTTGCTACTTTGTAGGAGGCAATCAGGATACATATGCGACCCTTCAGATCCACGTCTTTGTGGACGCTAGTGAGTCCGCATTCTGCAGTGCGGTCTATTTTCGAGTAGAAACCGCTGATGGAGCGAATGTAGTGCTAGTATCGGCCAAATCGAAGGTAGCACCTCTGAAAATGATGTCTATCCCTCGTTTGGAGCTCCAAGCTGCCGTATTGGGCGCACGGCTTCTGAACAGCGTTATCACTATGCACGATCTGCAAGTAACTAAACGTGTGCTATGGACGGATTCTCGTACTGTACTGGCATGGATAAACTCCGATCAACGTAAATACCATCAATTCGTTGGATTCCGTGTAGCAGAAATACTGTCTACAACTGAATCGTCAGAGTGGCGGTGGATTTCCAGTAAAGCTAATGTAGCTGACCGTGCAACGAAGTGGGGAACGGGACCTGATCTCAACGAAAACAGCGTGTGGTTTCTTGGTCCGGAATTCCTACGTCAGTCAGAGGATACATGGCCAAAACAGCAACAAGAATCAACAACTACTGCGGAAGAAATAAGATCCTGTAATTTCCACGTTACGGAGCCCAGAATAGTTGTAGACGCAACCCGTTTCAGCCGTTGGGAAAGACTTCACCGTACAATGGGATACATTCACCGTTTCTGCAACAACCTTAAACGAAAACGACAAGGAGTTTCGTTAGAGTTGGGACATCTCACTCAACTTGAATTGGCAACGGCAGAACGAAATCTTTGGAAGTTGGCACAACAGGAACACTATTCAGCGGAATTGGAACAACTTAACGAGAAGCGTTGCGTGACTAAGAACAGTAAAATCTACAAGCTTTCTCCGTTTTTGGACAAATTCGGTGTTCTTCGTATGCGAAGTCGGCTCGAACTATCTGCGTACGTACCATTTGAAACCAAGTACCCAGTAATACTTCCAGACAAATCTGCCGTTACGATCTTAATGGCAGATTGGTTTCACCGTCGTTATCAACATGGAAATCGTGAAACGATTGTAAACGAAATGCGGCAACTCTACCAAATTCCGAAGATGCGAGCGTTGGTCGCAAAAGTAGCCAAGAATTGCATGCGATGCCGTATATGGAAGGCGGTTCCTGAGACTCCAAGGATGGCTCCACTGCCTAAGGTACGCCTTACCCCATTTGTTCGGCCATTTACCTTCGTAGGACTAGACTACTTCGGACCGGTAATAGTGAAACAGGGTCGAAGCAATGTAAAAAGGTGGATTGCACTATTTACGTGTTTAAGCATCCGAGCAGTACACATGGAAGTTGTTCACGCTCTGTCAACAGAATCCTGTGTTCTGGCAATTCGAAGATTCGTTACACGTCGTGGAGCACCGGCTGAGATATTCAGTGATAACGGGACGAACTTTCATGGAGCCAACAACAAACTGAAAAAGGAGATCGCAGAACGGAACCGGACACTCGCCTCAATCATTACTAATGCTAACACGAAGTGGTCCTTCAATCCACCAGGCGCTCCTCACATGGGAGGAGCgtgggaacgaatggttcgatcgGTGAAGGTAGCAATAGGGACCTTGGCCGAAGCGACTAGAAAACCAGATGATGAAACGTTGGAGACAGTCATAATTGAAGCCGAAGGAATCGTAAACTCTAGACCACTGACCTACATTCCTGTAGAATCTGCCGATCAAGAATCCTTAACGCCAAACCACTTCTTACTGGGAAGTTCCAATGGAGTAAAGCAACTTGCGGTGCTACCAATAGAGTATAGAACAGCTTTGAGAAGCAGCTGGAAGTTGGCGCAGCATTTGGCCGACGGATTTTGGCGAAGATGGCTAAAAGAATATTTGCCAGTCATATCACGGCGTTCCAAATGGTTTGACAACGTGAGGGACATTGCGGTCGGGGATCTGGTACTTGTGGTGAATGGAGAAATAAGAAACCAATGGACAAGAGGACGTGTAGAGAAGGTGATTCCAGGTGCCGATGGCAAGACCCGACAAGCATGGGTACGAACAGCTGCAGGAGTTCATCGTCGGCCAGCAGTGAAGTTGGCGTTGCTCGACGTCGTTGAAAGTTGCGAACTTGCTCTAGACAACCATAGGCGTTCACGGGAGGGGGTATGTGACGGCGAACAACCCTAG